From Hemiscyllium ocellatum isolate sHemOce1 chromosome 40, sHemOce1.pat.X.cur, whole genome shotgun sequence, one genomic window encodes:
- the LOC132834477 gene encoding oxysterol-binding protein 1-like isoform X1, giving the protein MSELKSASDTYKGWLFKWTNYIKGYQRRWFVLSNGLLSYYRTQAEMGHTCRGTINLATANITVEDSCNFIISNGGAQTYHLKASSEVERQRWITALELAKAKAVKMQAESDDSADEEQSSQTDKTEVQNTLRTLTSKVEDLSTCNDLIAKHGTALQRSLSELENLRLPPESSEKIKQVNERATLFRITSNAMINACRDFLLLAQTHSKKWQKALQHEREQRIRLEETLEQLAKQHNNLERAFRGATVLPPSSTLSVGSVKGSTSSRDLSDEDDENEFFDAMEDVAEFITVQADSRYHRRTGSNISGASSEGAFEDQLSDEQMSSSNTSSSASAVELVSKEPATKRRRRTSIPDKPNYSLNLWSIMKNCIGKELSKIPMPVNFNEPLSMLQRLTEDLEYHELLDRASKCENALEQLCYVAAFTVSSYSTTVYRTGKPFNPLLGETFELDRLEDEGFRSICEQVSHHPPAAAHHADSKFGWTLRQEIAIASKFRGKYLSIMPLGTIHCNFHQSGNHYTWKKVTTTVHNIIVGKLWIDQSGEVDIINRKTRDKCHLKFAPYSYFSRDVARKVTGVVSDSMGKAHFILSGTWDEKMEYSRVLHSSKGENSAEGRQKTVYETLRGKELWRRHKALERAESMYYFSELALTLNELEDGVAPTDSRLRPDQRLMENGRWDEANMEKQRLEEKQRAVRRKRESDVSKLSEGQTHSAESSYRPLWFEKREDPYTKELVHVYKGGYWEAKEKQDWHLCPDIF; this is encoded by the exons GACCCAGGCAGAGATGGGGCACACGTGCCGCGGGACGATAAATCTCGCCACGGCCAACATCACCGTGGAGGACTCGTGCAATTTCATCATCTCCAACGGGGGAGCCCAGACCTACCACCTCAAGGCCAGCTCGGAGGTTGAGCGCCAGCGCTGGATCACCGCCCTGGAGCTGGCCAAAGCGAAGGCTGTCAAGATGCAGGCTGAGTCAG ATGACTCCGCTGACGAAGAGCAGTCTTCTCAGACGGACAAGACCGAAGTGCAGAACACGCTGAGGACCCTGACGAGCAAGGTGGAGGACCTCTCGACGTGCAACGACCTCATCGCGAAGCACGGCACGGCCTTGCAGCGCTCGCTCAGTGAGCTGGAGAACCTCCGGCTGCCTCCGGAAAGCTCCGAGAAGATCAAACAAGTCAACGAGCGAGCCACCCTCTTCCGAATCACCTCCAACGCCATGATCAAT gcTTGCCGTGACTTCCTGCTGCTGGCCCAGACCCACAGTAAGAAATGGCAGAAAGCCCTGCAGCACGAGCGGGAGCAGCGGATCCGGCTGGAGGAGACGCTGGAGCAGCTGGCCAAGCAACACAACAACCTGGAGCGAGCGTTCCGCGGAGCGACTGTCCTGCCGCCCAGCAGCACGCTCAGTGTCGGCTCCGTCAAAG GGAGCACAAGTAGTCGGGATCTGAGCGATGAGGACGACGAGAACGAATTCTTTGACGCAATGGAGGACGTGGCGGAGTTTATCACCGTCCAGGCTGATTCGCGGTACCACAG GCGGACGGGGAGCAACATCAGCGGAGCCAGCAGCGAGGGAGCCTTCGAGGATCAA TTGTCCGATGAGCAGATGTCCAGCAGCAACACCAGCTCCAGCGCCAGCGCGGTGGAGCTGGTGAGCAAAGAGCCGGCGACCAAGCGCCGTCGGCGGACCAGCATCCCCGACAAACCCAACTACAGCCTCAACCTGTGGAGCATCATGAAGAACTGCATCGGCAAGGAGCTGTCCAAAATCCCCATGCCG GTGAACTTCAATGAGCCCCTGTCGATGCTGCAGCGACTGACGGAGGACCTGGAGTATCACGAACTCCTGGACAGAGCCTCCAAGTGCGAGAATGCCTTAGAGCAGCTGTGCTACGTGGCTGCCTTCACTGTGTCCTCATACTCCACCACCGTCTACCGAACGGGAAAGCCTTTCAACCCCTTGCTCGGGGAGACCTTTGAATTAGACCGGCTGGAAGATGAAGGATTCAGGTCCATCTGCGAGCAG GTCAGCCACCACCCTCCAGCTGCTGCCCATCACGCCGATTCCAAGTTTGGCTGGACGTTAAGGCAAGAGATAGCTATCGCGAGCAAGTTCAGAGGAAAGTATCTGTCCATCATGCCCCTGG GTACCATCCACTGCAACTTCCATCAAAGCGGCAACCATTACACGTGGAAGAAGGTCACCACCACTGTGCACAACATCATCGTGGGCAAGTTGTGGATcgatcag AGTGGCGAGGTTGACATCATCAACAGGAAGACCAGGGACAAGTGCCACTTGAAGTTCGCACCTTACAGCTATTTCTCTCGCGACGTTGCACGGAAG GTCACCGGTGTCGTATCGGACAGTATGGGGAAAGCTCACTTCATTCTGTCCGGGACGTGGGATGAGAAGATGGAATACTCGCGGGTCCTGCACAGCAGCAAAGGCGAGAACAGCGcggaagggaggcagaagacgGTGTACGAGACCCTGCGAGGGAAGGAGCTCTGGAGAAGGCACAAGGCGCT GGAACGCGCGGAATCCATGTACTACTTCTCGGAGCTGGCCCTGACCCTGAACGAACTGGAGGATGGGGTGGCCCCCACTGACAGTCGCCTGCGGCCGGACCAGAGGCTGATGGAGAACGGCCGCTGGGATGAGGCCAACATGGAGAAGCAGCGGCTGGAGGAGAAGCAGCGGGCCGTGCGACGCAAACGAGAGTCCGACGTCAGCAAGCTGTCCGAAG GGCAAACGCATTCCGCAGAATCCTCCTACCGCCCGCTCTGGTTCGAGAAACGTGAGGACCCTTACACCAAAGAGCTGGTGCATGTCTACAAGGGGGGCTACTGGGAGGCGAAAGAGAAACAAGACTGGCACCTCTGCCCGGATATCTTCTGA
- the LOC132834477 gene encoding oxysterol-binding protein 1-like isoform X2, giving the protein MGHTCRGTINLATANITVEDSCNFIISNGGAQTYHLKASSEVERQRWITALELAKAKAVKMQAESDDSADEEQSSQTDKTEVQNTLRTLTSKVEDLSTCNDLIAKHGTALQRSLSELENLRLPPESSEKIKQVNERATLFRITSNAMINACRDFLLLAQTHSKKWQKALQHEREQRIRLEETLEQLAKQHNNLERAFRGATVLPPSSTLSVGSVKGSTSSRDLSDEDDENEFFDAMEDVAEFITVQADSRYHRRTGSNISGASSEGAFEDQLSDEQMSSSNTSSSASAVELVSKEPATKRRRRTSIPDKPNYSLNLWSIMKNCIGKELSKIPMPVNFNEPLSMLQRLTEDLEYHELLDRASKCENALEQLCYVAAFTVSSYSTTVYRTGKPFNPLLGETFELDRLEDEGFRSICEQVSHHPPAAAHHADSKFGWTLRQEIAIASKFRGKYLSIMPLGTIHCNFHQSGNHYTWKKVTTTVHNIIVGKLWIDQSGEVDIINRKTRDKCHLKFAPYSYFSRDVARKVTGVVSDSMGKAHFILSGTWDEKMEYSRVLHSSKGENSAEGRQKTVYETLRGKELWRRHKALERAESMYYFSELALTLNELEDGVAPTDSRLRPDQRLMENGRWDEANMEKQRLEEKQRAVRRKRESDVSKLSEGQTHSAESSYRPLWFEKREDPYTKELVHVYKGGYWEAKEKQDWHLCPDIF; this is encoded by the exons ATGGGGCACACGTGCCGCGGGACGATAAATCTCGCCACGGCCAACATCACCGTGGAGGACTCGTGCAATTTCATCATCTCCAACGGGGGAGCCCAGACCTACCACCTCAAGGCCAGCTCGGAGGTTGAGCGCCAGCGCTGGATCACCGCCCTGGAGCTGGCCAAAGCGAAGGCTGTCAAGATGCAGGCTGAGTCAG ATGACTCCGCTGACGAAGAGCAGTCTTCTCAGACGGACAAGACCGAAGTGCAGAACACGCTGAGGACCCTGACGAGCAAGGTGGAGGACCTCTCGACGTGCAACGACCTCATCGCGAAGCACGGCACGGCCTTGCAGCGCTCGCTCAGTGAGCTGGAGAACCTCCGGCTGCCTCCGGAAAGCTCCGAGAAGATCAAACAAGTCAACGAGCGAGCCACCCTCTTCCGAATCACCTCCAACGCCATGATCAAT gcTTGCCGTGACTTCCTGCTGCTGGCCCAGACCCACAGTAAGAAATGGCAGAAAGCCCTGCAGCACGAGCGGGAGCAGCGGATCCGGCTGGAGGAGACGCTGGAGCAGCTGGCCAAGCAACACAACAACCTGGAGCGAGCGTTCCGCGGAGCGACTGTCCTGCCGCCCAGCAGCACGCTCAGTGTCGGCTCCGTCAAAG GGAGCACAAGTAGTCGGGATCTGAGCGATGAGGACGACGAGAACGAATTCTTTGACGCAATGGAGGACGTGGCGGAGTTTATCACCGTCCAGGCTGATTCGCGGTACCACAG GCGGACGGGGAGCAACATCAGCGGAGCCAGCAGCGAGGGAGCCTTCGAGGATCAA TTGTCCGATGAGCAGATGTCCAGCAGCAACACCAGCTCCAGCGCCAGCGCGGTGGAGCTGGTGAGCAAAGAGCCGGCGACCAAGCGCCGTCGGCGGACCAGCATCCCCGACAAACCCAACTACAGCCTCAACCTGTGGAGCATCATGAAGAACTGCATCGGCAAGGAGCTGTCCAAAATCCCCATGCCG GTGAACTTCAATGAGCCCCTGTCGATGCTGCAGCGACTGACGGAGGACCTGGAGTATCACGAACTCCTGGACAGAGCCTCCAAGTGCGAGAATGCCTTAGAGCAGCTGTGCTACGTGGCTGCCTTCACTGTGTCCTCATACTCCACCACCGTCTACCGAACGGGAAAGCCTTTCAACCCCTTGCTCGGGGAGACCTTTGAATTAGACCGGCTGGAAGATGAAGGATTCAGGTCCATCTGCGAGCAG GTCAGCCACCACCCTCCAGCTGCTGCCCATCACGCCGATTCCAAGTTTGGCTGGACGTTAAGGCAAGAGATAGCTATCGCGAGCAAGTTCAGAGGAAAGTATCTGTCCATCATGCCCCTGG GTACCATCCACTGCAACTTCCATCAAAGCGGCAACCATTACACGTGGAAGAAGGTCACCACCACTGTGCACAACATCATCGTGGGCAAGTTGTGGATcgatcag AGTGGCGAGGTTGACATCATCAACAGGAAGACCAGGGACAAGTGCCACTTGAAGTTCGCACCTTACAGCTATTTCTCTCGCGACGTTGCACGGAAG GTCACCGGTGTCGTATCGGACAGTATGGGGAAAGCTCACTTCATTCTGTCCGGGACGTGGGATGAGAAGATGGAATACTCGCGGGTCCTGCACAGCAGCAAAGGCGAGAACAGCGcggaagggaggcagaagacgGTGTACGAGACCCTGCGAGGGAAGGAGCTCTGGAGAAGGCACAAGGCGCT GGAACGCGCGGAATCCATGTACTACTTCTCGGAGCTGGCCCTGACCCTGAACGAACTGGAGGATGGGGTGGCCCCCACTGACAGTCGCCTGCGGCCGGACCAGAGGCTGATGGAGAACGGCCGCTGGGATGAGGCCAACATGGAGAAGCAGCGGCTGGAGGAGAAGCAGCGGGCCGTGCGACGCAAACGAGAGTCCGACGTCAGCAAGCTGTCCGAAG GGCAAACGCATTCCGCAGAATCCTCCTACCGCCCGCTCTGGTTCGAGAAACGTGAGGACCCTTACACCAAAGAGCTGGTGCATGTCTACAAGGGGGGCTACTGGGAGGCGAAAGAGAAACAAGACTGGCACCTCTGCCCGGATATCTTCTGA